From a single Rosa rugosa chromosome 7, drRosRugo1.1, whole genome shotgun sequence genomic region:
- the LOC133722571 gene encoding uncharacterized protein LOC133722571, translating into MAKAFGSWRSKLHGHFKKYAHDLEYARAHPPGEKLFGERSIDEWEWLCDELFIDETYVKRSQVNAANRNQKEYNHCGGSRPYQKHMEAALKKGKNVSFVENWSTMHQHHDGQWINKAAEQTGKKMLAELNQTKEKLAEVLETASLDEIEVPVSMQLDILANGVGVAKGRGIRGLGYGPRKEPVHYSESDKSANASVTEQNVIELTATVEKLLRHINHIEEQLAIVEGYTIHHSSDDDDDYDNGDDDEVNICGDEDEGAD; encoded by the exons ATGGCCAAGGCATTTGGATCTTGGAGATCCAAGTTGCATGGACATTTTAAAAAGTATGCTCATGATTTAGAATATGCTCGAGCACACCCACCCGGAGAAAAACTCTTTGGTGAAAGATCAATAGATGAATGGGAGTGGCTTTGTGACGAGCTGTTCATAGATGAAACCTATGTG AAACGAAGTCAAGTTAATGCTGCAAATCGAAATCAGAAAGAGTATAATCATTGTGGAGGTTCACGGCCTTACCAAAAACATATGGAAGCTGCACTTAAG AAAGGTAAAAATGTGTCATTTGTTGAGAATTGGAGCACTATGCATCAACATCATGACGGTCAATGGATCAACAAAGCAGCTGAACAAACTGGG AAGAAAATGTTAgcagaattgaatcaaacaaaggagaaGTTAGCTGAAGTCCTTGAGACTGCCTCACTTGATGAAATAGAAGTTCCCGTCTCTATGCAGTTGGATATCTTGGCAAATGGCGTTGGGGTTGCAAAGGGTAGAGGCATTCGCGGTCTGGGCTATGGTCCACGGAAGGAACCTGTCCATTATTCTGAGAGTGATAAATCTGCAAATGCTTCCGTGACAGAACAAAATGTGATTGAGCTGACAGCCACGGTGGAAAAGCTTTTGAGGCATATCAATCACATAGAAGAGCAACTTGCTATTGTTGAAGGGTATACTATTCATCATtccagtgatgatgatgatgattatgatAATGGGGATGATGATGAGGTGAATATCTGTGGGGATGAAGATGAGGGTGCAGACTAG